DNA sequence from the Neisseria mucosa genome:
GGCAAATACCGTTTGGGCAAAGACGATTTGCTGATGGACGGTGAAATTCCGGCAGGCATCAGCGTGACCGATTTGGCAGTCGCCATCGCCGATGATGTGGAAAACAAAGCGCATTTGTTTGAACGCTTTACCGTCACCGCTGTTTAATCGTCTCAATTTAAAGGCCGTCTGAAACCCAAAGTTTCAGACGGCCTTTTGCTATAATACGCCCATTAAATTTACCTATACGCGAGTTCCCATGTCCGCATCCCAACCCACCATCGCCGCCATCGCCACCGCACCCGGACGCGGCGGCGTCGGTGTGATCCGTCTTTCCGGCAAAAACCTGCTGCCTTTGGTGCAAACCCTCAGCGGCGGCAAAACGCCCAAACCGCGCACCGCGCTTTACACCGACTTTCTCGGCGGCGACGGGCAGCCGATAGACAACGGCATCCTGCTCTACTTCGCCGCGCCCGCCAGCTTCACCGGTGAAGACGTGATTGAATTGCAGGGACACGGCGGCCCCGTGGTGATGGACATGTTGCTCTCGCGCTGCCTCGAACTGGGCGCACGCATGGCCGAGCCGGGCGAATTTACCAAACGCGCCTTCCTCAACAACAAACTCGACCTTGCCCAAGCCGAAAGCGTCGCCGACCTCATCGACGCCTCCAGCAAGTCCGCCGCACGCATGGCGTTGCGTTCGCTCAAAGGCGCGTTTTCCCAACACATACACGAGCTGGTGGACGACCTTATTACTTTGCGGATGCTGGTTGAAGCCACGCTGGACTTCCCTGAAGAAGACATCGACTTTCTCGAAGCCGCCGACGCGCGCGGCAAGCTCCAAGCCCTGCAAGGCCGTCTGAAAACCGTCCTCGCCAGCGCGGAACAAGGCGCGATTTTGCGCGAAGGCATGAACGTCGTCCTCGTCGGCGCGCCCAATGTTGGCAAATCCAGCCTGCTCAACGCCTTGGCGGGCGACGACATCGCCATCGTAACCGACATCGCCGGCACCACCCGCGACACCGTGCGCGAACAAATCACTCTCGACGGCGTGCCCGTCCACATTATCGACACCGCCGGCCTGCGCGAAACCGACGACGTGGTCGAGCAAATCGGCATCGAACGCAGCCGCAAAGCCGTCTCCGAAGCCGATGTCGCCCTGATTCTGATTGACCCGCGCGAAGGCGTGAACGCCAAAACCCAAGCCATTTTGAACAGCCTGCCCGAAGGTTTGAAAAAAATCGAAATCCACAACAAAGCCGACCTGACCGGCGAACCCGTCGCCGTCCGTTCAGACGGCCTCGCGCAAACCGGTGCGGACACCGTCATCAGCCTGTCCGCCAAAACCGGCGCGGGTCTCGACTTGCTCAAACACGCGCTGTTGCAGGAAGTCGGCTGGCAGGGCGAAAGCGAAAGCCTGTTCCTCGCTCGCAGCCGCCACCTCAACGCCCTGCACGAAGCCGAAGCCGAGCTGGAAAACGCCGCCCTCTGCGACAACAACCAAATCGAGCTTTTCGCCGAACACCTGCGCCTCGCCCAAAACGCGTGCAGCGAAATCACCGGCGAATTCACCGCCGACGATTTGCTGGGCGTGATTTTCTCGCGCTTCTGTATTGGCAAATAAAACGGTTTGCCATCAAATAAAAAGGCCGTCTGAATGTTCAGACGGCCTTTTTTATCACCAAAACAAGCTTTGTTTTACTCGTATTTATTTATCGGCAGCTTCTGCCATATTCTTGACGATATTGGTCGCACCCACTGTCAAACCGGACATGCCGATCAGAGAAGCCGCGGCCAATTTGATTAATTTTTTCATTCTGACTCTTTTCTGTGTATTGATTGAGGAAGCGTTGTGTGTTTTTATTTGTCGGCATCAGCCATATTGTGGGCAATATTGGTTGCACCGGCGGTCAGGCCGGACATGCCGATT
Encoded proteins:
- the mnmE gene encoding tRNA uridine-5-carboxymethylaminomethyl(34) synthesis GTPase MnmE — encoded protein: MSASQPTIAAIATAPGRGGVGVIRLSGKNLLPLVQTLSGGKTPKPRTALYTDFLGGDGQPIDNGILLYFAAPASFTGEDVIELQGHGGPVVMDMLLSRCLELGARMAEPGEFTKRAFLNNKLDLAQAESVADLIDASSKSAARMALRSLKGAFSQHIHELVDDLITLRMLVEATLDFPEEDIDFLEAADARGKLQALQGRLKTVLASAEQGAILREGMNVVLVGAPNVGKSSLLNALAGDDIAIVTDIAGTTRDTVREQITLDGVPVHIIDTAGLRETDDVVEQIGIERSRKAVSEADVALILIDPREGVNAKTQAILNSLPEGLKKIEIHNKADLTGEPVAVRSDGLAQTGADTVISLSAKTGAGLDLLKHALLQEVGWQGESESLFLARSRHLNALHEAEAELENAALCDNNQIELFAEHLRLAQNACSEITGEFTADDLLGVIFSRFCIGK